The genomic window TTAATGCCCTACAGAATGCGCCCTTACGCTGCAAACATCAACAAGTAAAGGTATGTGCCACAAATTCTTTTAACAACGCTTTCATATAATGCATACTCGTTCACTTTTACCTTACGCTATTTAGGACAACGCCTTGAATATAACGCTGCGTGTGCTGCTCTCTATCAAGTCATCACAGATGGACCAAGCTGTAGAAGCGCTGGAACAAAACGACTTAATAGACATATTAATGAAGTATATTTATCGCGGTTTCGAAATACCATCGGAAGGTTCTAGCGGACATCTGTTGCAATGGCACgaaaaagcatttgccaaaggtggtgttggatGTATAGTGCGGGTGCTCTCGGATACGAATCGAGCATAAGCTTTATTCGTAATCGAACATAAACTTATACTTAAGTGAATGAAAAgagcaaacaaaaagcaaaaatttgggCTATTAATTCTAATACTTCCATAGCAGTACTGATATGAATAATTATTTGAAACTATTACATATATGttggttattaaaaaaaatgtagcaaTTCACTGGCGTATTTTGTTGCAATTGTTATTGTGCAGGTCGTACTGCATGAGTTTGCATATGGAAACCGGTGTGTCTGAGCCTGTCGTAGTCAATATGTTtatcatgtatttttttttatttgtaacgcTACACTTCAAACCAGAAAAGAAATTGttcatgtttattttttaaataaaagtattaaagTGTTCATTTTCACCACGTGCATACGTTTTTGTATATCTATTGAATTAATACTGATTTTTTTGTCTGGCAAAAAATACTAGTTATGGCAATTTGTATTTGCGATGTGGCAATGCGTATTAATAAACGGGAAGCTATTAGGAAAACACGATCACCTCGGGTTAAATGTATCACCAATTCAAAATTCGATTATCAATAATTTTAGAATCGTTTCTGCTGTTAATGCAAGGATTTTTTTATGTCGAGCTGCGTGACCTAAAAGTAGATAAAGGCAAATATACAcagaatatatataaatatacatatttaagatCGTCGAGCGTTTCGATACGTAAATCGACGGTCATTGGAAAAATATTCACGACAAAAGATAGTTGCTAACTACAGCTCCCGATTTTGTTCGCATATTTTCGCCCAGCAACAAGTACTGGCACACCTGCTCGATacttaatatttgaaaatcttCGTGCTTGAGCTCAGTCTAACGAGTAAATTGAGTGATGTGaggtattacttttttttaagttgagcAAAGAACGAAATATTCAGCGAACGAATATAGAGCTACTTCTCAAGctcccatgacagtcggttctacgttacccagatttatatccggccaaggacagtctccccagcagcattccccgtgcatgtatggggaatgtttatgctgctacaataacaagaGCTACTTCTCGATACACGGCTATCTATATTCTTTTTCTTATCGTaacagtccttggtgaaccattgcttccttcACAGCTTCTTGCCATCGTGCTTGATTTACAGCCACTTCCCTCCAATATTGCACGCGCATTTTCTTAAGATCAGCTTCCATATCTTCTAGCCACCTTTTTCTCGGGCGTCCTCTTTTTCTTTATCCAATTGGCCGAAGATCTAGTGCCTTTCTCGTTGATCGCTCCCTTTTCATTTTAGCCACATGTCCCAGCCATCTAAAACGTTGAGACTTAATAAATCTTATTATAGTTTCTTTCTTAACTATTTCTTCCACTTCGGCATTGTGCCTAAGGCGATAAGTACAATCTGCCAGTCTAAGCGGGCCATAGATCTTTCGGAGCACATAAGTTGGTTTGTCTCGTTAGATTTCAGCGTCCATAGTTCACTGCCAGATGTAAGTACAGGTCGTACCAGTGCTTTATacattcttaatttttgctcaCGCGATAATATTTCAGATCTGAGCAATTTTAGATTAGCATTATATGCTTTGTTGGCCCCTTAAAACCGTTAAAACaatgtaaatacaatataatttttatttattttttaacaggaatcattttatttgatattcactgctatgaaattaaataatagcGCACAGTAGGAGTATTGGTTTTTTCTATCTATTGAATTTGCTAGTTGCATTTGCTCATGAGTGAAAGTATATTAAGcatgaaaaaatttccacaaaagCATTATTTCTGACAATTAAACAAACATATATACTAACAAAGGCAACTAACAAATatcgacacattttttcataattcaCAGCATAACAAATAACTTTGACCCGTTACTTATAACAATTGATAAATTAATTGCTTCAAATCAaaaggaaatttttaattattatattgaatttactcaattttaaaatccaataaaatgCAGTGTGGATGCTGTgtttaatatttaatgtttttttatattatttaattacttccaTTAGTGCATTTTTCAAGTGGAATTGTTCGCTAATTTATGTAGATTTTCACTGTCACAAGTCTTTTTGGTTGCAAATCGAGCGAAAGCGATTGACAGatcttacataaaaaataaatacagttaatatttatattttagccAACGCTGTCGTGATTACAATTCAAGTATATTTAACCATTATGAACAAGTATGCttatattttttgatgtttgttttttcttttgcgaAGGATAAACTGGAAAAGGAAAACTGAAGTAGTTAAAAATGTAACTTGACAATGAATTtgcgaatatataatatatatgtatgcatgtatcatGAAGAATATAAATCACCAATTGGTGAAGAAGCGCAGCGTTGATGTCttgttttgtatttggaatACATTTCACACACTACAGCACCTTCTCCATTTTACCACATATGCGTTTCGCGAATTTCGCTTATTATATGGTTTGCCCTGGTAAGCgcctaaataaatatatagagAAAAATGTAGATAAACTTGTTAATAAATGCGGTTTCTAACTTCAAAGTTTTGAATGGACTTACTTTTAACATATCGGCCGCCTCTTTTCGTCGAACAGCAATGTGGTCCGATTCGTTGAGTAAAGTTTCGGCTCTCTCCGACTTGTACAAATGTGTGACTAGCTCACTCTGCAAATTATCCTTAACATAATTAACTAAGAAATGCATTATTGCTTTTGGTACAGAGTCCTGTATGGATTTGCGCACAATGTAGAAATACGATTTAATTAAGCGTTCTAAAAATAGGGTAAGAGGTAATAATGCAacaattaatattataataatttgaattatgaggagtgtataaa from Anastrepha ludens isolate Willacy chromosome 5, idAnaLude1.1, whole genome shotgun sequence includes these protein-coding regions:
- the LOC128864183 gene encoding actin-related protein 2/3 complex subunit 5, coding for MAKNTSSSAFRKIDVDQYNEDNFKEDEADAISATVGPDENEITTLLTQGKSVEALVNALQNAPLRCKHQQVKDNALNITLRVLLSIKSSQMDQAVEALEQNDLIDILMKYIYRGFEIPSEGSSGHLLQWHEKAFAKGGVGCIVRVLSDTNRA